The following coding sequences are from one Streptomyces sp. NBC_01485 window:
- a CDS encoding zinc-dependent alcohol dehydrogenase codes for MSITARAFWVTSPGEGEIRDVVLPALAEGEVLVRSLWSGVSRGTETLVFRGGVPDSQHAVMRAPYQEGDFPAPVKYGYLNVGLVEEGPAALVGRTVFCLYPHQTRYVVPASAVTVVPDSVPAERAVLAGTVETAVNALWDAAPLVGDRIAVVGGGMVGCSVAALLARFPGVRVQLVDADPARAKVAEALGVDFAAPEDARGGLDLVVHASATEQGLARSLELLSAEGTVLELSWYGDRKVSLALGEDFHSRRLVIRSSQVGTVSPARRASRTYADRLALALELLADPALDALVTGDSAFEELPEVMPKLASGEIPALCHRVRYEHLNKSA; via the coding sequence ATGTCGATCACCGCACGTGCGTTCTGGGTCACCTCTCCGGGTGAAGGAGAGATCCGCGATGTGGTCCTTCCGGCCCTGGCCGAGGGCGAGGTCCTGGTGCGTTCGCTGTGGTCCGGCGTCAGTCGCGGCACGGAGACCCTCGTCTTCCGCGGCGGAGTGCCCGACAGCCAGCACGCGGTCATGCGGGCGCCGTACCAGGAGGGCGACTTCCCGGCGCCCGTGAAGTACGGCTACCTCAACGTCGGGCTGGTGGAGGAGGGGCCGGCGGCACTGGTCGGGCGTACGGTCTTCTGCCTCTACCCGCACCAGACGCGCTACGTCGTCCCGGCGTCGGCGGTGACGGTCGTACCGGACTCGGTGCCGGCCGAACGCGCCGTGCTCGCCGGCACCGTCGAGACGGCCGTCAACGCGCTGTGGGACGCGGCGCCGCTGGTCGGTGACCGGATCGCGGTGGTCGGCGGCGGCATGGTCGGCTGTTCGGTGGCCGCGCTGCTGGCCCGCTTCCCCGGCGTCCGCGTCCAGTTGGTGGACGCCGATCCGGCGCGGGCGAAGGTCGCCGAGGCCCTGGGCGTCGACTTCGCCGCCCCCGAGGACGCCCGCGGCGGCCTCGACCTCGTCGTGCACGCCAGCGCGACCGAACAGGGCCTCGCCCGGTCCCTGGAGCTGCTGTCGGCCGAGGGCACGGTCCTCGAACTGAGCTGGTACGGCGACCGGAAGGTCTCCCTGGCGCTCGGCGAGGACTTCCACTCGCGGCGGCTGGTCATCCGCAGCAGCCAGGTCGGCACCGTCTCCCCGGCCCGCCGCGCCAGTCGTACGTACGCCGACCGGCTCGCCCTCGCCCTGGAGCTGCTGGCCGACCCGGCGCTCGACGCGCTGGTCACGGGGGACAGCGCTTTCGAGGAGCTGCCCGAGGTGATGCCCAAGCTCGCGTCGGGCGAGATCCCGGCGCTGTGTCACCGCGTCAGGTATGAACATCTGAACAAGAGCGCCTGA
- a CDS encoding creatininase family protein, producing the protein MSGSEIRSAASATYGLVPTDTTEDVRTRGARVPSQVAVLPVGSFEQHGAYLPLATDTLVACAIAREIAEAYPVHLLPPVTIACSHEHAAWPGTVSISSVTLHAVVRDIAASLRRSGVEALVLVNGHGGNYVLGNVVQESSAAGERMALFPAPEDWEAALQRSGVETSLLTDMHAGEIETSILLHAHPELVRPGYESADFVADDRRHLLTLGMSAYTDSGVIGRPSLGSAEKGKELLASLADSFGAYFTLLTSAATTAATVSATSVTSATSADSETEKADAEAADAEADGTAAGDSTRSS; encoded by the coding sequence ATGAGTGGTTCGGAAATACGGTCGGCGGCGTCGGCGACGTACGGACTGGTGCCGACGGACACTACCGAAGACGTACGGACCCGGGGTGCCCGCGTCCCGTCACAGGTGGCGGTCCTTCCCGTCGGAAGCTTCGAACAGCACGGCGCGTACCTGCCGTTGGCCACGGACACACTGGTGGCCTGCGCCATCGCCCGGGAGATCGCCGAGGCGTACCCGGTGCACCTTCTTCCGCCGGTGACCATCGCCTGCTCGCACGAGCACGCGGCCTGGCCGGGGACCGTCAGCATCTCCTCCGTGACCCTTCACGCGGTGGTACGGGACATAGCGGCTTCCTTGCGCCGCTCGGGCGTCGAGGCCCTGGTGCTGGTCAACGGACACGGCGGGAACTACGTCCTGGGCAATGTCGTCCAGGAGTCCTCCGCCGCAGGTGAACGGATGGCGCTCTTCCCGGCCCCGGAGGACTGGGAGGCGGCGCTTCAGCGGTCCGGGGTCGAGACCTCGCTGCTCACCGACATGCACGCCGGGGAGATCGAGACCTCGATCCTGCTGCACGCCCACCCCGAACTCGTCCGGCCCGGTTACGAGTCGGCCGATTTCGTCGCGGACGACCGCCGTCATCTGCTCACACTGGGAATGTCCGCCTATACCGATTCGGGCGTCATCGGCCGTCCTTCCCTCGGTTCGGCGGAAAAGGGGAAGGAACTCCTGGCGAGCCTGGCGGATTCCTTCGGCGCGTATTTCACGCTGCTGACTTCGGCGGCCACGACGGCTGCGACGGTTTCCGCGACTTCCGTGACTTCTGCGACTTCCGCGGATTCGGAAACCGAAAAGGCCGACGCCGAAGCGGCCGACGCCGAAGCGGACGGCACCGCGGCGGGCGACTCCACGCGGTCGTCGTAG
- a CDS encoding MDR family MFS transporter, with translation MKAQLSPLLRLLIFTQLAFNIGFFAVLPFLAEHLGGAVGMAGWMVGFVLGLRTFSQQGLFVVGGALADRYGVRPVVLAGCALRIAGFGWLGYAEQPWTVVGAVLLIGFAAALFSPAVESEVARQAVVHEESGGGSRTRVLALFTVAGQAGAFVGPLLGALLLELDFRAVCLAGAGVFVLVLAAHAWLLPQHIPGRTRVEVRGGIGPLLRNRRFLALCCAYGAYLLAYNQLYLALPAEVERAAGSQAPLAWLFALSSLLVVTAQLPVTRWVGERLSLRRSMTGGLALIAAGFAVVAVALPAGWTGTAGLLPAAGFVVLLTLGQMLVAPAARAWVPDLAEDGRLGLYTGALSSVSGLIVLIGSAATGTLLDTGLPSAVPWLLLAAVPAAAVLLLPRGAPGGSVPDGE, from the coding sequence GTGAAGGCACAACTCTCGCCGTTGCTACGGCTCCTGATTTTCACTCAACTAGCCTTCAACATCGGCTTCTTCGCAGTCCTGCCCTTCCTCGCCGAGCATCTGGGCGGCGCGGTCGGGATGGCGGGCTGGATGGTCGGGTTCGTGCTGGGGTTGCGGACCTTCAGCCAGCAGGGGCTGTTCGTGGTGGGCGGGGCGCTGGCCGACCGGTACGGCGTGCGGCCCGTCGTCCTCGCCGGGTGTGCGCTGCGCATCGCCGGGTTCGGCTGGCTCGGGTACGCCGAGCAGCCCTGGACGGTCGTCGGGGCGGTCCTGCTGATCGGGTTCGCCGCCGCGCTGTTCTCGCCCGCCGTCGAGTCCGAGGTGGCCCGGCAGGCCGTCGTGCACGAGGAGTCGGGCGGCGGATCGCGGACCCGGGTGCTGGCGCTCTTCACGGTCGCCGGGCAGGCCGGGGCGTTCGTCGGGCCGCTGCTCGGCGCGCTGCTCCTGGAGCTCGACTTCCGTGCGGTGTGCCTGGCCGGAGCCGGGGTCTTCGTCCTCGTCCTCGCCGCGCACGCGTGGCTGCTGCCGCAGCACATCCCCGGCCGCACGCGCGTCGAGGTGCGCGGCGGTATCGGCCCGCTGCTGCGCAACCGCCGTTTCCTCGCCCTGTGTTGCGCGTACGGCGCCTACCTCCTCGCCTACAACCAGCTCTATCTCGCCCTGCCCGCCGAGGTGGAGCGGGCGGCCGGTTCGCAGGCGCCGCTGGCCTGGCTGTTCGCGCTGTCGTCGCTGCTGGTCGTGACCGCCCAACTCCCGGTCACCCGGTGGGTGGGGGAGCGGCTGAGCCTGCGCCGCTCCATGACGGGCGGGCTCGCGCTGATCGCCGCCGGGTTCGCCGTCGTGGCCGTCGCCCTGCCCGCCGGGTGGACCGGGACGGCCGGGCTGCTGCCGGCGGCCGGTTTCGTCGTGCTGCTCACCCTCGGCCAGATGCTCGTCGCGCCCGCCGCCCGCGCCTGGGTGCCCGACCTCGCCGAGGACGGCCGGCTCGGTCTGTACACGGGGGCGCTGTCCTCGGTCTCCGGGCTGATCGTGCTGATCGGCAGCGCGGCCACCGGCACCCTCCTCGACACCGGACTGCCGTCGGCCGTGCCCTGGCTCCTCCTGGCCGCCGTACCGGCCGCCGCCGTCCTGCTGCTCCCTCGCGGAGCGCCCGGCGGGTCGGTCCCCGACGGAGAGTGA
- a CDS encoding glycosyltransferase family 4 protein: MTDVTLEKTVQTASLAYVPAQAPLPKIGGIIPMSLRSVHFVMPGGVDDTANPSGGNAYDRRLCLDLPGFGWQVHKHLVSGSWPRPEAAARADLARTLREFPDGTVVLLDGLVACGVPEIIAPEAERLRLVVLVHLPLGDERGIAPEVAAELDAKERAVLRAVPAVVATSDWAVRRLVSHHGLAPERVHVAAPGADIAPLASGTDGVSRLLCVAAVTPRKGQHRLVEALAAARDLPWSCVCVGGLGQDPEYVAHLRGLIAKYGLEDRLELAGPKAGAQLDAAYAAADLMVLTSYAETYGMAVTEALARGIPVLATDVGGLPEAVGRAPDGGVPGILVPPEDPAALAAELRGWFGEADVRRRLKAAARGRRAALNGWATTAQRLAGVLGRLPREPRRAA; encoded by the coding sequence GTGACCGACGTGACCCTGGAGAAGACCGTGCAGACGGCCTCGCTCGCGTACGTTCCCGCACAGGCGCCGCTTCCCAAGATCGGCGGGATCATCCCCATGTCCCTGCGCTCCGTGCACTTCGTGATGCCCGGCGGGGTCGACGACACGGCCAACCCGAGCGGCGGCAACGCCTACGACCGGCGCCTGTGCCTGGATCTGCCCGGCTTCGGCTGGCAGGTCCACAAGCACCTGGTGTCCGGTTCCTGGCCCCGCCCGGAGGCTGCCGCCCGCGCCGATCTGGCGCGCACGCTGCGGGAGTTCCCCGACGGCACGGTCGTCCTGCTCGACGGGCTGGTCGCCTGCGGGGTTCCGGAGATCATCGCCCCCGAGGCGGAGCGGCTGCGGCTGGTCGTCCTCGTCCACCTGCCGCTCGGTGACGAGCGGGGCATCGCGCCCGAGGTGGCGGCCGAACTCGACGCCAAGGAGCGGGCCGTGCTGCGGGCCGTCCCCGCCGTCGTCGCCACCAGCGACTGGGCGGTCCGCCGCCTCGTCTCCCACCACGGCCTCGCCCCCGAGCGGGTGCACGTCGCCGCCCCCGGCGCCGACATCGCCCCCCTCGCCTCCGGCACCGACGGCGTCTCCCGCCTGCTGTGCGTGGCCGCCGTCACCCCGCGCAAGGGCCAGCACCGCCTGGTCGAGGCGCTGGCCGCGGCGCGAGACCTGCCGTGGAGCTGCGTGTGCGTGGGCGGCCTCGGGCAGGACCCGGAGTACGTCGCCCACTTGCGCGGCCTGATCGCCAAGTACGGCCTCGAAGACCGGCTGGAGCTGGCCGGCCCGAAGGCGGGCGCGCAGCTCGACGCCGCCTACGCCGCCGCCGACCTGATGGTCCTCACCTCCTACGCCGAGACGTACGGCATGGCCGTCACCGAGGCGCTCGCCCGTGGCATCCCCGTCCTCGCGACGGACGTCGGCGGGCTGCCCGAGGCGGTCGGCCGCGCCCCCGACGGCGGTGTCCCCGGCATCCTCGTCCCGCCGGAGGACCCGGCCGCCCTCGCGGCCGAACTGCGCGGCTGGTTCGGCGAGGCCGATGTGCGGCGCCGGCTCAAGGCCGCCGCGCGGGGCCGCCGGGCGGCCCTGAACGGCTGGGCGACCACCGCCCAGCGCCTGGCCGGCGTCCTGGGCCGGCTTCCCCGCGAACCCCGGAGGGCGGCATGA
- a CDS encoding saccharopine dehydrogenase: MTEPHLWLRHETRTTERRTPVVPDDARRLVEAGVRLTVEDSPQRVHPTREYEAVGARIVPSGSWTSAPPDTVVLGLKELPDEPSELTHRHIFFGHAYKQQPGAAALLRRFAAGGGALLDLEYLADDHGRRLAAFGFWAGYLGAALAVLQHRGRLVAPLRPTEKGELDETLRPAPGDEEFTALVVGALGRSGRGARAAFAVAGSDPTCWDLAETRDLDRAALLAHDVMVNCVLATTPVPPFVREADLDDPARRLRTLSDVTCDVGSPLNVLPVYDRTTEWTDPVRRLRKEPPLDLIAIDNLPSLLPRESSADFSADLTPHLLDFGVDDGDGVTGGVGGPWGRCLDRFREAAARELGVTEGEFGRV; the protein is encoded by the coding sequence CTGACCGAACCGCATCTGTGGCTGCGTCACGAGACCCGCACCACCGAACGGCGCACCCCGGTCGTCCCCGACGACGCCCGCCGCCTCGTCGAGGCCGGCGTGCGACTGACCGTCGAGGACTCCCCGCAGCGCGTCCACCCGACCCGGGAGTACGAGGCCGTCGGCGCCCGGATCGTCCCCTCGGGCTCCTGGACGTCCGCGCCGCCCGACACGGTCGTCCTCGGCCTGAAGGAACTCCCGGACGAACCAAGTGAGTTGACGCACCGGCATATCTTCTTCGGGCACGCCTACAAGCAACAGCCGGGCGCCGCAGCCCTGTTGCGCCGGTTCGCCGCCGGGGGCGGGGCGCTGCTCGACCTGGAGTACCTGGCCGACGACCACGGGCGCCGCCTCGCCGCCTTCGGCTTCTGGGCGGGCTACCTGGGCGCGGCGCTGGCGGTCCTCCAGCACCGGGGCAGGCTCGTCGCCCCCCTGCGTCCCACGGAGAAGGGCGAGTTGGACGAGACGCTGCGCCCCGCCCCCGGCGACGAGGAGTTCACCGCGCTCGTCGTCGGCGCCCTGGGCCGCAGCGGCCGGGGCGCACGTGCCGCGTTCGCCGTCGCCGGCTCCGACCCCACCTGCTGGGACCTGGCCGAGACCCGCGACCTGGACCGCGCCGCCCTGCTGGCCCACGACGTGATGGTCAACTGCGTCCTCGCCACGACCCCGGTACCGCCGTTCGTCCGTGAGGCGGACCTCGACGACCCGGCCCGCCGGCTGCGCACCCTCTCCGACGTCACCTGCGACGTCGGCTCGCCCCTCAACGTCCTGCCGGTGTACGACCGCACCACCGAGTGGACGGACCCGGTGCGCCGCCTGCGCAAGGAGCCCCCGCTCGACCTGATCGCCATCGACAACCTGCCGTCCCTGCTGCCGCGCGAGTCCAGCGCCGACTTCTCGGCGGACCTGACGCCCCACCTGCTGGACTTCGGTGTCGACGACGGCGACGGCGTCACCGGTGGTGTCGGCGGGCCGTGGGGGCGCTGCCTGGACCGGTTCCGTGAGGCGGCAGCCCGTGAACTCGGCGTGACAGAAGGGGAGTTCGGCCGTGTCTGA
- the ribA gene encoding GTP cyclohydrolase II produces the protein MTDKIGVLGTKTPQRTGVERVVNAPLPTVYGNFQAVGYLDHDRGDEQVALVYGEIGEEDVLTRLHSECLTGDAFGSQHCECGDQLESALRAVVAEGRGIVVYLRGHEGRGIGLLGKLRAMALQAEGLDTVEANVALGFPVDARDYKVAADILRDLGVRSVRLMSNNPRKREALVHNGILVAEEVPLLIEPCENNITYLRTKRERLDHRLPHLDAVAHWS, from the coding sequence ATGACAGATAAAATTGGCGTACTCGGCACGAAGACCCCCCAGCGCACCGGTGTGGAACGCGTGGTGAATGCGCCTTTGCCCACCGTGTACGGCAATTTCCAGGCGGTCGGCTACCTGGACCACGACCGCGGCGACGAACAGGTCGCGCTGGTCTACGGGGAGATCGGCGAAGAGGACGTGCTGACCCGGCTGCACTCGGAGTGCCTGACCGGCGACGCGTTCGGCTCCCAGCACTGCGAGTGCGGCGACCAGTTGGAGTCCGCGCTGCGCGCGGTCGTCGCCGAGGGCCGCGGCATAGTCGTCTACCTGCGCGGGCACGAGGGGCGCGGCATCGGGCTGCTGGGCAAGCTGCGGGCGATGGCGCTGCAGGCGGAGGGCCTGGACACGGTCGAGGCGAACGTGGCGCTCGGCTTCCCGGTGGACGCCCGCGACTACAAGGTGGCCGCCGACATCCTGCGCGACCTCGGCGTGCGCTCGGTCCGCCTGATGTCGAACAACCCGCGCAAGCGCGAGGCGCTGGTGCACAACGGCATCCTGGTCGCCGAGGAAGTGCCGCTGCTGATCGAGCCGTGCGAGAACAACATCACCTACCTGCGCACCAAGCGCGAGCGCCTGGACCACCGGCTGCCCCACCTGGACGCGGTCGCCCACTGGTCCTGA
- a CDS encoding trans-aconitate methyltransferase, which yields MRKTTATPADVARRTVGIPVQPGPTEAVAVVEAVVPGESAGIGTAPEAVASAVETITQTVIAGAGPVGRPGERPTVRLRDSGPDEQPRYAPEWLELREPADAAARSMELLDPLRIRLANLPGRSGLTIHDLGCGTGSMGRWLAPRLDGAQHWVLHDRDPYLLHFAAVASPRAAADGSRVTVETRRGDVARLTPDALLGASLVTASALLDVLTREEVETLAAACAGAGCPALLTLSVAGRVELSAPDPLDAEIAAAFNDHQRRGGLLGPDSVTVACEAFAAHGATVKVHPSAWRLGPETAALTAQWLRGWVGAAVEERPALAERAESYLAARLAACAAGELHVTVHHSDLLALARPTGGA from the coding sequence ATGAGGAAGACGACGGCGACACCGGCCGACGTGGCACGGCGCACGGTCGGCATCCCGGTACAGCCGGGCCCGACGGAGGCTGTTGCCGTGGTGGAAGCCGTGGTTCCGGGCGAGTCCGCAGGGATCGGCACCGCGCCGGAGGCAGTGGCTTCCGCCGTGGAGACCATCACGCAGACCGTCATCGCCGGCGCCGGTCCCGTGGGCCGGCCCGGTGAGCGGCCCACCGTGCGGCTGCGGGACAGCGGGCCGGACGAGCAGCCCCGGTACGCCCCCGAGTGGCTGGAGCTGCGCGAGCCCGCCGACGCCGCCGCCCGGTCGATGGAGCTGCTGGACCCGCTGCGGATCCGGCTCGCCAACCTGCCCGGCCGCAGCGGGCTGACCATCCACGACCTGGGCTGCGGCACCGGCTCGATGGGCCGCTGGCTGGCCCCCCGGCTGGACGGCGCCCAGCACTGGGTGCTGCACGACCGCGACCCCTACCTGCTGCACTTCGCGGCCGTCGCCTCCCCGCGGGCGGCCGCCGACGGCAGCCGGGTCACCGTCGAGACGCGGCGCGGCGACGTCGCCCGGCTCACCCCGGACGCCCTGCTCGGCGCGTCGCTGGTCACCGCGTCCGCACTGCTCGACGTCCTCACCCGCGAGGAGGTCGAGACCCTCGCCGCGGCCTGTGCGGGCGCGGGCTGCCCGGCGCTGCTGACGCTCTCGGTCGCCGGCCGCGTCGAACTCAGCGCGCCGGACCCGCTGGACGCGGAGATCGCCGCCGCCTTCAACGACCACCAGCGGCGCGGCGGCCTCCTCGGCCCCGACTCGGTGACCGTGGCCTGCGAGGCGTTCGCCGCCCACGGCGCGACCGTCAAGGTGCACCCGAGCGCCTGGCGGCTCGGCCCCGAGACCGCCGCCCTCACCGCGCAGTGGCTGCGCGGCTGGGTCGGCGCGGCCGTCGAGGAACGCCCCGCACTGGCCGAGCGCGCCGAGTCCTACCTGGCCGCCCGGCTGGCGGCCTGCGCGGCGGGCGAACTGCACGTCACCGTCCACCACAGCGACCTGCTGGCACTGGCCCGGCCGACGGGCGGGGCGTGA
- a CDS encoding NAD(P)/FAD-dependent oxidoreductase has product MNTHASVVVIGGGVMGTSIAYHLAAAGVRDVLLLERDELGAGSTSKAAGGVRAQFSDELNIQLGARSLEAFGRFGEEIGHDIGLHRVGYLFLLSTPQEVAAFETGVRRQNALGVPSRLIDPAEAQRLSPLIRTDGLLAAAYSPDDGHCTPEAVVHGYAAAARQCGARILRHTAVTGIERQGAAITAVRTTLGPITTDTVICAAGAWSRAVGAMAGVDLPVEPLRRQIAVTEPVPALPPDLPMTIDFTSTLYFHREGPGLLVGMSDPDERPGFATDTHDRWIPRLAAALERRAPSVLDLRRTGGWAGLYEVTPDHNALIGEASSVSRFLYATGFSGHGFLQGPAVGEVVRDLYLGRVPFVDVTPLSADRFADDAPRPEVNRV; this is encoded by the coding sequence GTGAACACACATGCCTCGGTCGTCGTCATCGGCGGCGGGGTGATGGGCACCAGCATCGCCTACCACCTCGCCGCCGCGGGCGTCCGTGACGTCCTGCTCCTCGAACGCGACGAACTCGGCGCGGGCTCGACCTCGAAGGCCGCGGGCGGCGTGCGCGCCCAGTTCTCCGACGAGCTGAACATCCAGCTCGGGGCGCGCAGCCTGGAGGCGTTCGGACGGTTCGGCGAGGAGATCGGCCACGACATCGGGCTGCACCGCGTCGGCTACCTCTTCCTGCTGTCCACCCCGCAGGAGGTCGCCGCCTTCGAGACGGGCGTGCGGCGGCAGAACGCGCTCGGTGTGCCCAGCCGGCTGATCGACCCGGCCGAGGCGCAGCGCCTCTCCCCGCTGATCAGGACCGACGGGTTACTCGCGGCCGCGTACTCGCCCGACGACGGCCACTGCACACCGGAAGCCGTCGTCCACGGGTACGCGGCCGCCGCCCGCCAGTGCGGTGCCCGCATCCTGCGGCACACCGCCGTCACCGGCATCGAACGGCAGGGCGCCGCCATCACCGCCGTGCGGACCACCCTCGGCCCGATCACCACGGACACGGTGATCTGCGCGGCCGGCGCCTGGTCCAGGGCCGTCGGCGCGATGGCCGGCGTGGACCTGCCGGTGGAGCCGCTGCGCCGCCAGATCGCGGTCACCGAACCGGTCCCCGCCCTCCCGCCGGACCTCCCCATGACCATCGACTTCACCAGCACCCTCTACTTCCACCGCGAGGGCCCCGGCCTGCTGGTCGGCATGTCCGACCCGGACGAACGCCCCGGCTTCGCCACCGACACCCACGACCGGTGGATCCCGCGCCTCGCCGCCGCCCTGGAGCGCCGCGCCCCCTCAGTCCTCGACCTGCGCCGCACGGGCGGCTGGGCGGGTCTGTACGAGGTCACCCCGGACCACAACGCCCTGATCGGCGAGGCGTCTTCGGTATCCCGTTTTCTGTATGCGACGGGCTTCTCCGGCCACGGTTTCCTCCAGGGTCCGGCGGTCGGCGAGGTCGTCCGCGACCTCTACCTCGGCCGCGTACCCTTCGTGGACGTCACCCCCCTGAGCGCCGACCGCTTCGCGGACGACGCCCCGCGTCCGGAGGTCAACCGCGTATGA
- a CDS encoding CDP-alcohol phosphatidyltransferase family protein: MALNNTYGARPVQQETAVGAGVQILLLALLGTAIGMGPAGWVTGLVFAIATWAVLSRALHRSSLRTFGPANRVTLGRATLVGGVTALVADSFESAPPVTLLVGLTAVALILDGVDGKVARRTNTSTALGARFDMEVDAFLILVLSVYVSMALGPWVLLIGGMRYVFVAAARVAPWLNAPLPPSTARKTVAALQGVLLLLAGANLLPYAANFAVVLLALGSLVWSFGRDVLWLWRTSRTEAEAPAEKVLELV; encoded by the coding sequence GTGGCCCTGAACAACACTTACGGCGCAAGGCCGGTCCAGCAGGAGACCGCTGTGGGAGCGGGCGTTCAGATCCTGTTGCTGGCCCTGCTCGGCACGGCGATCGGCATGGGACCGGCGGGCTGGGTCACCGGTCTCGTCTTCGCCATCGCCACCTGGGCCGTGCTCTCCCGGGCGCTGCACCGCTCCAGCCTGCGCACGTTCGGCCCGGCCAACCGGGTCACGCTCGGCCGGGCGACGCTGGTCGGCGGGGTGACCGCCCTGGTCGCGGACTCCTTCGAGAGCGCGCCGCCGGTCACCCTCCTGGTCGGCCTGACGGCCGTGGCCCTGATCCTCGACGGCGTCGACGGCAAGGTCGCCCGGCGCACGAACACCTCGACGGCCCTGGGCGCGCGCTTCGACATGGAGGTCGACGCGTTCCTGATCCTGGTGCTCAGCGTGTACGTCTCGATGGCGCTGGGCCCGTGGGTCCTCCTCATCGGCGGCATGCGCTACGTCTTCGTCGCCGCGGCCCGGGTCGCCCCCTGGCTCAACGCCCCGCTCCCGCCCAGCACCGCCCGCAAGACGGTCGCCGCGCTCCAGGGCGTCCTCCTGCTCCTGGCGGGCGCGAACCTGCTGCCGTACGCGGCCAACTTCGCCGTCGTGCTGCTGGCACTGGGCTCGCTGGTGTGGTCCTTCGGCCGCGACGTGCTGTGGCTGTGGCGCACCTCGCGCACCGAGGCGGAGGCTCCGGCGGAGAAGGTGCTGGAGCTCGTGTAG
- a CDS encoding 6-pyruvoyl trahydropterin synthase family protein — MFSVTVRDHIMIAHSFRGEVFGPAQRLHGATFLVDATFRREQLDDDNIVVDIGLATQELGAVVSELNYRNLDNEPDFAGVNTSTEFLAKVIADRLAERIGKGALGEGARGIAALAVTLHESHVAWASYERAL, encoded by the coding sequence TTGTTCAGTGTCACCGTCCGCGATCACATCATGATCGCCCACAGCTTCCGCGGCGAGGTCTTCGGACCCGCGCAGCGCCTGCACGGAGCAACGTTCCTCGTGGACGCCACCTTCCGCCGTGAGCAGCTGGACGACGACAACATCGTCGTCGACATCGGGCTGGCCACGCAGGAGCTCGGCGCCGTGGTCAGCGAGCTGAACTACCGCAACCTCGACAACGAGCCCGACTTCGCCGGGGTCAACACGTCGACGGAATTCCTGGCCAAGGTCATCGCCGACCGGCTCGCGGAGCGGATCGGCAAGGGCGCGCTCGGCGAGGGCGCCCGGGGCATCGCCGCCCTCGCCGTCACGCTGCACGAGTCGCATGTCGCCTGGGCGAGTTACGAGCGTGCGCTGTGA
- a CDS encoding YcnI family copper-binding membrane protein, whose product MSTTRLTLRRAGLGAVLAATAVLTAAGVASAHVTVHPETYAKGATDGVLSFRVPNEEDTASTTKVQVFLPTDHPVLGVLVHPQDGWTAKVTTTKLKTPVKTDDGTITEAASEITWTGGKIGAGQYEDFDVAFGQLPDDTGQLAFKTLQTYSDGKTVRWIEEAAAGADEPENPAPVLKLTAAADTEDTAGTKNAGSAGNTETTKPQPAVSAAASASDSTARGLGIAGLVVGVLGLAAAAFAVARTRPTRS is encoded by the coding sequence ATGTCCACGACACGCCTCACCCTGCGCCGCGCCGGTCTCGGCGCCGTGCTGGCCGCCACCGCGGTCCTCACCGCCGCCGGCGTCGCCTCCGCGCACGTCACCGTCCACCCCGAGACCTATGCCAAGGGCGCCACCGACGGCGTCCTCAGCTTCCGGGTCCCCAACGAGGAGGACACCGCGAGCACCACCAAGGTCCAGGTCTTCCTGCCCACCGACCACCCCGTGCTCGGCGTGCTGGTCCACCCGCAGGACGGCTGGACCGCGAAGGTGACCACCACCAAGCTCAAGACCCCGGTCAAGACCGACGACGGCACCATCACCGAGGCCGCCTCCGAAATCACCTGGACCGGCGGGAAGATCGGCGCCGGCCAGTACGAGGACTTCGACGTCGCCTTCGGCCAGCTTCCCGACGACACCGGCCAGTTGGCCTTCAAGACCCTCCAGACCTACTCCGACGGCAAGACCGTCCGCTGGATCGAGGAGGCCGCGGCGGGAGCGGACGAGCCGGAGAACCCGGCACCGGTGCTGAAGCTGACAGCGGCGGCGGACACGGAGGACACGGCCGGCACCAAGAACGCCGGGAGCGCCGGGAACACCGAGACCACCAAGCCCCAACCCGCCGTCTCCGCCGCCGCCTCCGCCAGTGACTCCACCGCCCGTGGACTGGGCATCGCCGGGCTCGTCGTCGGCGTCCTGGGCCTCGCGGCAGCCGCCTTCGCAGTCGCACGGACGCGGCCGACACGCTCGTAG